The Exiguobacterium acetylicum genome includes a window with the following:
- the yugI gene encoding S1 domain-containing post-transcriptional regulator GSP13 encodes MANFEKDQVVTGKVTGIQNFGAFVALDEQTQGLVHISEISHDYVKDINDYVKVGDEVTVKVLDIDEANKKMKLSIKATQEAPKREARAKGPRKNAGRRDAGPAFKQEEAPGFNVLKGKLEEWIEKSNFQK; translated from the coding sequence ATGGCAAACTTTGAAAAAGACCAAGTCGTTACTGGTAAAGTAACTGGTATTCAAAACTTCGGTGCTTTCGTAGCACTTGACGAGCAAACACAAGGTCTCGTCCACATCTCAGAAATCTCACACGATTACGTAAAAGACATCAACGATTACGTAAAAGTTGGCGATGAAGTAACTGTTAAAGTTCTCGACATCGACGAAGCTAACAAAAAAATGAAGCTTTCGATCAAAGCAACTCAGGAAGCTCCAAAACGTGAAGCACGCGCGAAAGGTCCACGCAAAAACGCTGGACGTCGCGATGCAGGTCCTGCTTTCAAACAAGAAGAAGCACCTGGATTCAACGTTCTTAAAGGTAAATTGGAAGAATGGATTGAAAAATCAAACTTCCAAAAATAA
- a CDS encoding ribonucleotide-diphosphate reductase subunit beta — protein MEQLQKIKLLDARHPNRATAIIGGETSAIVNWNDIAYPQFYSIYKQLLSNFWIPDEISMSKDMQQWNQLSEREQDAFKRIIGLLSILDSVQTRYILESAMFTSDSSVHAILAIIAQQEVVHNQSYSYVLSSLVPLAEQNRIFDIAKDDDMVMKRNAFILDLYEDFQNDRTPENFAKSLVASIVLEGINFYSGFAFFYNLARHQKMVGTSTMISYIQRDELQHSYFISQLLRAVLSEHPEIDADGSFTQFVYNTFKRAVDLEIEWSEYVLRDLDGLDVSEMRDYVKYLANKRLRVIGLSDLYEGHDEDVMPWIRAYSDDSMNATKSDFFEQKSRSYAKVTDANGFDDL, from the coding sequence ATGGAACAGCTACAAAAAATCAAACTGCTTGATGCACGTCATCCGAATCGCGCGACAGCGATCATCGGTGGCGAAACAAGTGCCATCGTCAACTGGAACGACATTGCCTATCCACAGTTTTATTCAATCTACAAACAACTGTTATCAAACTTCTGGATTCCAGATGAGATTTCGATGTCAAAAGACATGCAGCAGTGGAATCAATTAAGCGAACGGGAACAAGATGCCTTTAAACGGATCATTGGTCTACTCTCGATCCTTGACTCGGTTCAGACGCGCTACATCCTCGAGTCAGCGATGTTCACATCGGATTCATCTGTTCATGCGATTCTCGCGATCATCGCGCAACAGGAAGTCGTTCATAATCAATCGTACAGCTACGTCTTATCCAGCTTAGTTCCATTGGCTGAACAAAACCGGATTTTTGATATCGCAAAAGACGATGACATGGTCATGAAGCGTAATGCATTCATTCTTGATTTATACGAAGACTTCCAAAATGACCGGACGCCAGAAAACTTTGCGAAATCACTCGTTGCGTCAATCGTTCTCGAAGGCATCAACTTCTATTCAGGCTTTGCTTTCTTCTACAACTTAGCGCGTCACCAAAAGATGGTCGGGACGTCGACGATGATCAGCTATATTCAACGTGATGAACTCCAACACTCGTACTTCATCAGTCAATTGTTGCGTGCAGTTCTGTCAGAGCACCCAGAAATCGATGCTGACGGTTCATTCACACAATTCGTCTACAATACGTTCAAGCGTGCCGTTGATCTTGAAATCGAGTGGAGCGAATACGTCTTGCGTGATTTAGACGGTCTTGACGTCAGTGAAATGCGTGACTACGTCAAATATCTCGCGAATAAACGTCTTCGCGTCATTGGTTTGTCTGATCTTTACGAAGGGCACGACGAAGACGTCATGCCATGGATTCGTGCGTATTCAGATGATTCGATGAACGCAACAAAATCGGACTTCTTCGAACAAAAATCACGTTCATATGCGAAAGTAACGGATGCGAATGGATTCGATGATCTGTAA
- a CDS encoding flavodoxin domain-containing protein translates to MKAAIVYASLSGNTEEVAELVAKTCSEMGIEPTMLFADEVTTYQLMPYDIVYFGSYTWGDGQLPDDMRDCLRTVLKDSTHAIPQAAVFGTGDKMFVKYCRAVDEMAYHLSKFGVPLAGELLKIEQSPRNRPHLVKEWTKRTILQLQQEGVEAHGTATKNQTA, encoded by the coding sequence ATGAAGGCAGCAATCGTATACGCGTCATTGAGTGGAAACACGGAGGAGGTGGCAGAACTCGTCGCAAAGACGTGTTCTGAAATGGGAATCGAGCCGACGATGTTGTTTGCGGACGAAGTGACGACGTATCAGTTAATGCCTTATGATATCGTCTATTTTGGTTCGTATACGTGGGGAGATGGACAATTGCCCGACGATATGCGCGACTGTCTTAGAACGGTTTTAAAGGATAGCACGCATGCGATTCCGCAAGCAGCTGTTTTTGGAACGGGGGATAAGATGTTCGTCAAATATTGTCGCGCTGTCGATGAGATGGCGTATCACCTCTCAAAATTCGGTGTACCGCTTGCCGGAGAACTGTTGAAAATCGAACAGTCCCCGCGTAACCGTCCACATCTCGTCAAGGAATGGACCAAACGGACTATTCTTCAATTACAGCAAGAGGGAGTCGAAGCACATGGAACAGCTACAAAAAATCAAACTGCTTGA
- a CDS encoding ribonucleoside-diphosphate reductase subunit alpha, translating into MASPLNTARIFKGAMTIEDVYVVIRQATEAYPELDIDRYTERAIRALEGKSLQADQVYELLTMHALDMLKAEEPNWTFVATATYLNRLYLEAGENRGYAAEERYGSLYTLIEKLTEIGIFTKHLLDAYSKEDINELSATIDPARDHLFTYIGLRTLADRYLARDHVKNLYELPQERFMVIAMTLMQNEPKERRLELVKEAYWALSNLYMTVATPTLSNAGKSYGQLSSCFIDTVDDSLRGIYDSNTDVATLSKGGGGIGVYMGKIRSRGSDIKGFKGVSSGVIPWMKQLNNTAVSVDQLGMRQGSIAVYLDIWHKDILEFLDAKLNNGDERLRTHDLFTGVNLPDRFMRAVEAREDWHLFDPHEIRTVMGFSLEDYFDETEQGGSFTERYEACVNEPRLSKKTVPAIDLVKRYMRSQLETGTPYMFFRDAVNRANPNKHAGMIYSSNLCSEIMQNMSPTTVTEEYTEDGKIIVTKTPGDFVVCNLSSIALARAVRSDVLERLIPIQMRMLDNVIDLNTIDVPQAQLTNQKYRAVGLGTFGWHHLLALEGIRWESVEAVQYADRLYEKIAYLTIDASMQLAKEKGAYRLFEGSEWQTGEYIKRRHYKTTDELDWDRLQADITAYGMRNAYLMAVAPNSSTAIIAGSTASIDPIYKKVYSEEKKNYKIPVTVPDLTPETNWFYKSAFEIDQLWSIRQNASRQRHIDQAISFNLYVKNNVKAKELLEMHMEAWQLGMKTIYYTRSTTVEIDECESCSS; encoded by the coding sequence GTGGCATCTCCACTGAATACAGCACGCATCTTTAAAGGTGCAATGACAATAGAAGACGTATATGTCGTGATTCGACAGGCAACGGAAGCGTATCCGGAGCTCGATATCGACCGCTATACAGAACGTGCCATCCGAGCGCTTGAAGGGAAGTCCTTACAAGCAGATCAAGTCTATGAACTGTTAACGATGCACGCACTCGATATGTTGAAGGCAGAAGAGCCGAACTGGACATTCGTAGCGACAGCGACTTACTTAAATCGGTTATACCTTGAAGCAGGTGAAAATCGCGGATATGCAGCAGAAGAACGGTATGGCTCGCTGTATACACTGATTGAAAAACTGACAGAGATTGGCATCTTCACGAAACATTTACTAGATGCGTATTCGAAGGAAGACATCAACGAACTGTCGGCAACGATCGATCCAGCCCGCGACCACTTGTTCACATACATTGGTCTTCGAACACTTGCAGACCGGTACCTCGCACGTGATCACGTCAAAAACTTGTACGAGCTACCGCAAGAACGATTCATGGTCATCGCGATGACGCTGATGCAGAATGAACCGAAGGAACGCCGTTTAGAACTTGTCAAAGAAGCTTATTGGGCATTGTCGAACCTTTACATGACAGTTGCAACACCGACACTTTCGAACGCTGGTAAGTCTTACGGTCAGCTCTCGTCGTGTTTCATCGATACAGTCGATGACTCACTACGCGGAATCTATGATTCAAACACGGACGTAGCGACGCTTTCTAAAGGTGGCGGCGGAATCGGCGTCTACATGGGGAAAATTCGCTCACGTGGTTCAGACATCAAAGGCTTTAAAGGCGTTTCAAGCGGCGTTATCCCATGGATGAAGCAATTGAACAACACGGCAGTCAGCGTCGATCAGCTCGGTATGCGTCAAGGTTCGATTGCGGTTTACCTCGACATCTGGCACAAGGATATCCTCGAGTTCTTGGATGCGAAGCTCAACAACGGGGATGAGCGACTTCGGACACATGATTTGTTCACAGGCGTCAACTTACCGGACCGTTTCATGCGTGCTGTTGAAGCACGGGAAGACTGGCACTTATTTGACCCACATGAAATCCGGACAGTCATGGGCTTCAGTCTTGAAGATTACTTCGATGAGACGGAACAAGGTGGTAGTTTCACAGAACGATACGAAGCGTGTGTCAATGAACCACGCCTCAGCAAAAAAACAGTTCCAGCGATCGATCTCGTCAAACGCTACATGCGTTCGCAACTCGAGACAGGGACGCCATACATGTTCTTCCGTGACGCGGTGAACCGTGCAAACCCGAATAAACATGCAGGGATGATTTACTCGTCAAATCTCTGTTCGGAAATTATGCAGAACATGAGCCCGACGACCGTCACGGAAGAATATACGGAAGACGGTAAAATCATCGTCACGAAGACACCAGGTGACTTCGTCGTCTGTAACTTATCATCGATCGCGCTTGCACGAGCAGTTCGTTCTGACGTCTTAGAGCGCTTGATTCCGATTCAAATGCGGATGCTTGATAACGTCATCGATCTAAATACGATCGATGTCCCGCAAGCGCAATTGACGAACCAAAAATACCGTGCCGTTGGTCTTGGAACGTTCGGTTGGCATCATCTGCTCGCACTCGAAGGCATCCGTTGGGAATCGGTTGAAGCGGTACAATACGCAGACCGTCTCTATGAGAAGATCGCTTACTTGACGATTGATGCGTCGATGCAACTCGCGAAAGAAAAAGGGGCGTACCGTCTCTTCGAAGGATCGGAATGGCAAACAGGTGAGTACATCAAACGTCGCCATTACAAAACGACGGATGAACTCGATTGGGATCGTCTCCAAGCGGACATCACAGCGTACGGTATGCGTAATGCCTACTTGATGGCAGTCGCACCGAACTCATCGACAGCAATCATTGCGGGTAGTACGGCATCGATTGATCCAATCTACAAAAAAGTCTACTCGGAAGAGAAGAAAAACTATAAGATCCCAGTCACTGTTCCGGATTTAACACCGGAAACGAACTGGTTCTATAAATCAGCGTTTGAGATTGACCAGTTATGGAGCATTCGTCAAAATGCTTCGCGTCAGCGTCACATCGACCAAGCAATCAGTTTCAATCTGTACGTGAAAAATAACGTCAAAGCAAAAGAGTTACTCGAGATGCATATGGAAGCATGGCAACTCGGGATGAAGACGATCTACTACACGCGTTCGACGACGGTTGAGATCGACGAATGTGAGTCGTGTTCATCATAA
- a CDS encoding NifU N-terminal domain-containing protein has product MQVDYTPNPNSVKITLEEQRFGAKSTSVKKEDTPEDALLASLIAIDGIDNLFAYGDFVTVTKEPEAEWNELLPRIEQYM; this is encoded by the coding sequence ATGCAAGTCGATTACACACCAAATCCGAATTCCGTCAAAATCACACTAGAAGAACAGCGCTTCGGTGCTAAAAGTACGAGTGTCAAAAAAGAAGATACGCCTGAAGATGCGTTGCTTGCATCGTTGATCGCCATCGATGGCATCGACAATCTGTTCGCTTACGGCGACTTCGTGACTGTCACGAAAGAACCAGAAGCGGAATGGAATGAATTGCTTCCACGTATCGAACAGTACATGTAA
- a CDS encoding glycosyltransferase family 2 protein, whose product MPTVSIIIPTYNRPRELAEALEALTRQHYQDFEVIILNNNGDDVSAVTAAYQDRLQLTYVDLPENHHVRARNHGVTLASGRYILLHDDDDLLLPSHLEEAVGDIEAGADLTYTDAELFTYRWEGDHRIALDSEPFAYPYDSETIREDSTYIPSGSLYRKSLHDQLGLFDEEVFNYWDWDWILRVGKDHLVLHPARATVLYAFNPSGNHESARQDAARRVYFDRLVEKHQLPTNEMKNFHIVQAERRARLRQTRRTFNGQLTESE is encoded by the coding sequence ATGCCAACCGTATCCATCATCATTCCGACGTACAATCGTCCTCGCGAATTAGCAGAAGCGCTAGAAGCGTTGACGCGTCAACACTATCAAGACTTCGAAGTCATCATCCTAAACAATAATGGAGACGATGTCTCGGCAGTGACCGCTGCTTATCAGGATCGTCTGCAACTGACATATGTCGATCTACCTGAAAACCATCATGTGCGCGCTCGAAACCATGGTGTCACGCTCGCCTCCGGTCGATATATCTTACTTCATGATGACGATGACCTCCTGTTGCCAAGTCACCTCGAAGAAGCGGTCGGTGATATCGAAGCAGGTGCGGATTTGACATATACGGATGCAGAGCTCTTTACGTATCGCTGGGAAGGCGATCACCGAATCGCACTTGATTCTGAGCCGTTCGCGTATCCGTATGATTCGGAAACGATACGCGAAGACTCGACGTACATTCCGTCTGGGTCACTCTACCGCAAATCGCTTCATGATCAACTCGGTCTATTTGATGAGGAAGTCTTCAACTACTGGGACTGGGACTGGATCTTACGGGTCGGCAAGGATCATTTAGTCCTCCATCCGGCGCGTGCAACCGTTTTGTACGCCTTCAACCCGTCCGGCAATCATGAATCAGCACGACAAGATGCAGCACGACGTGTCTATTTTGATCGTCTTGTCGAAAAACATCAACTTCCGACAAATGAAATGAAGAACTTCCATATCGTCCAGGCGGAACGTCGCGCGCGCTTGCGTCAGACACGCCGTACCTTTAATGGTCAATTGACAGAAAGTGAGTGA
- a CDS encoding Lrp/AsnC family transcriptional regulator, translated as MYTEKQLELLALLTQNGPMDVNLLAQMLDWEASEVAASIETFKRDGVLLGYTAVIDWQKIHAHHGVTAFIDVKVTPKRGRGFDEVAERIHRFPEVTSLYLMSGAYDLQVVLDGKSLQEVSQFVSEKLSTLDSVISTTTHFRLKTYKHDGVLFSQDDDDKRLKVSP; from the coding sequence ATGTATACCGAAAAACAACTCGAATTATTAGCGTTACTAACACAAAATGGTCCAATGGACGTGAACTTGCTTGCGCAAATGCTCGACTGGGAAGCGTCAGAAGTGGCAGCTTCAATCGAGACATTCAAACGCGATGGTGTCCTACTCGGTTACACCGCTGTCATCGACTGGCAAAAGATCCATGCCCATCACGGCGTGACAGCTTTCATCGACGTCAAAGTCACACCGAAACGGGGACGTGGCTTTGACGAAGTCGCCGAACGCATCCATCGTTTCCCGGAAGTGACGTCTCTTTATTTGATGTCAGGCGCATATGACCTGCAAGTCGTCCTAGATGGCAAGTCATTACAAGAAGTCTCCCAATTCGTCTCTGAAAAATTATCGACGCTCGATTCTGTCATCTCGACGACGACGCATTTCCGCTTGAAGACATACAAGCATGATGGCGTCCTATTCAGTCAGGATGATGATGACAAACGATTGAAGGTGTCTCCATGA
- a CDS encoding aminotransferase, whose translation MKSLSERVEQLAPSGIRRFFDLAGSMEDVISLGVGEPDFVTPWNVREASFAALEQGYTAYSANAGLLELRQEIATYMQEKFAISYSTTEEIIVTTGASEGLDLAFRSLINPGDEVIVVEPAFVSYAPLIELAGGIPVAAACHAEDGFAIQPETIEQLLTDKTKAIIFCFPSNPTGSTMTRDQLADLALLVQKHDLYVISDEIYAELSYETEAICFATLPGMRERTIIINGFSKAFAMTGWRLGFTCAPPAITQSMLKVHQYGMMCAPTLVQFAGIEALRSRHKTVPDMVTSYRQRRNYFVKALNDAGLPTHLPGGAFYAFPYIGHTGLTSEEFAEQLLLAERVAVVPGSVFGASGEGYVRASYASSIEQLQEAIARIQRFMKQWQDQDEAASSRLR comes from the coding sequence ATGAAGTCTCTCTCTGAACGTGTCGAACAGCTAGCCCCGTCCGGCATCCGCCGTTTCTTTGATCTAGCAGGATCGATGGAAGACGTCATCTCCCTCGGTGTTGGTGAACCTGATTTCGTCACGCCATGGAACGTACGGGAAGCGAGCTTTGCTGCGCTTGAACAAGGCTATACTGCTTATAGTGCTAACGCCGGTCTACTCGAACTCCGGCAAGAAATCGCAACTTACATGCAAGAAAAATTCGCGATCTCCTATTCAACGACGGAAGAGATCATCGTTACGACAGGTGCATCAGAGGGACTCGACCTTGCCTTTCGTAGTTTGATCAATCCCGGTGATGAAGTCATCGTCGTCGAACCGGCATTTGTCTCGTATGCTCCTTTAATTGAACTCGCCGGAGGAATCCCTGTCGCTGCTGCCTGCCATGCAGAAGATGGTTTTGCGATTCAACCGGAAACAATTGAGCAACTACTGACAGATAAGACGAAAGCGATCATTTTCTGTTTCCCATCGAATCCGACGGGATCGACGATGACACGCGATCAACTCGCCGATCTTGCGTTACTCGTCCAAAAACATGATCTATACGTCATCAGTGACGAGATCTATGCGGAACTGTCGTACGAAACGGAAGCAATCTGTTTCGCGACCCTCCCCGGTATGCGGGAGCGAACGATCATCATCAATGGTTTCTCGAAAGCCTTCGCGATGACAGGCTGGCGGCTTGGCTTCACTTGCGCACCACCTGCAATCACACAATCGATGCTGAAAGTGCATCAATACGGGATGATGTGTGCACCAACGCTCGTCCAGTTTGCAGGAATTGAAGCACTCCGTTCACGTCATAAGACGGTCCCTGACATGGTGACGAGTTATCGACAACGCCGGAACTATTTCGTCAAGGCGTTAAATGATGCCGGTCTCCCGACACACTTACCAGGAGGTGCCTTCTATGCCTTCCCGTACATCGGTCATACTGGACTAACGAGTGAAGAGTTCGCGGAGCAATTGTTACTTGCTGAACGTGTCGCCGTTGTCCCAGGATCCGTCTTCGGAGCAAGTGGTGAGGGCTATGTCCGGGCAAGTTACGCGAGTTCAATCGAACAGCTACAAGAAGCGATCGCGCGTATCCAGCGCTTCATGAAACAATGGCAAGACCAAGACGAGGCAGCGTCGTCTCGTTTACGATAA
- a CDS encoding MazG nucleotide pyrophosphohydrolase domain-containing protein, with amino-acid sequence MEQMKTLQQKVDATIRSLGGYFRPLSGLARLTEEIGEVGEALEQNDVEALRSELVDVLMISTCLANQYVTNLAEQHETLGTVTDDQDGSFYRLVHEAGQIARVMNGYEGDKPPKAKDTIIPIGHSIARLQRELFRLARPLQLDLLTEIDRTNEKNLKRDKTRFALTRDPITEETIDHFRSATGSEARLWGAPIYEDNQTLADHMEAALPSLRRFLRCASIEGIEAFVFEAPMERSRSLVEVKELADEMGRLIKERTPLDFKDSPYRLEVFAPQLGPISPYHAEDDHRMFLVLYID; translated from the coding sequence ATGGAACAGATGAAGACACTGCAACAAAAGGTTGATGCGACGATTCGCTCACTCGGCGGTTATTTTCGACCACTATCTGGTCTGGCACGTTTGACGGAGGAAATCGGTGAGGTCGGAGAAGCACTTGAACAAAATGATGTAGAAGCCCTTCGCTCGGAACTTGTCGACGTCTTGATGATCTCGACTTGTCTTGCGAATCAATATGTGACGAATCTTGCAGAACAGCATGAGACACTCGGTACGGTAACCGATGATCAGGACGGTTCGTTTTATCGACTTGTTCATGAAGCAGGTCAAATCGCACGTGTCATGAACGGGTATGAAGGCGATAAACCGCCGAAAGCGAAGGATACAATCATTCCAATCGGTCATTCCATCGCACGTCTGCAACGGGAACTATTTCGTTTAGCACGACCGCTTCAACTCGATTTACTGACAGAGATCGACCGGACGAATGAAAAGAATCTGAAGCGGGATAAAACACGCTTCGCGTTGACGCGTGATCCCATCACGGAAGAGACGATTGATCATTTCCGGAGTGCGACAGGAAGTGAGGCGCGCCTCTGGGGAGCCCCTATTTACGAGGATAACCAAACACTAGCGGATCATATGGAGGCAGCTCTACCATCGCTTCGACGATTCCTCCGTTGTGCGTCGATTGAGGGGATTGAGGCGTTCGTCTTCGAAGCACCGATGGAACGCTCGCGTAGTTTGGTTGAAGTGAAAGAACTAGCGGACGAAATGGGGCGCTTGATCAAAGAGCGGACACCGCTTGATTTCAAGGACTCTCCGTATCGATTAGAAGTCTTTGCGCCACAACTCGGTCCAATCTCACCGTATCATGCGGAAGACGATCATCGAATGTTCCTCGTGTTGTATATTGATTGA
- the ytvI gene encoding sporulation integral membrane protein YtvI — protein sequence MSTERLWQMARFLTVIFAFVVGGWLLVRLSSILYPFVFAFLLALFSRPLVDFFQKRLRMNRGWGALLSIILISGLLLGSLALIIMQLIRGLVFVANQLPAQIQELSLYFQKLYNEKLAPIWNDASEALRSLEPSQQNTVQNSIQSLGSSLASAIGEGSKSIAMMLQTVLATLPSIALIFVIVLLAWFFIAKDWHQYEMRLKRYEMLPWFARFESVFLSLRSALFGYLKAQFTLITITFFIVLIGLLIIGVEHPIAIAFIAAFFDILPYLGTGSVFLPWIAYSMITGDTTLAIGLGILYALVILQRNIMEPKIVGDNIGIQPITALIALFVGIKFFGVFGLILGPLIAVILKALYNAQIFHYIWDFVKGSPTPFR from the coding sequence ATGTCGACTGAACGTCTTTGGCAGATGGCCCGGTTCCTGACGGTGATCTTCGCCTTCGTAGTTGGCGGATGGTTACTTGTCCGTCTCTCATCTATCTTATATCCATTCGTCTTCGCGTTTCTGCTTGCCCTTTTCAGCCGACCGCTCGTCGACTTCTTCCAGAAACGGTTACGAATGAATCGCGGATGGGGTGCCCTGCTGTCTATCATCTTGATCAGTGGTCTGTTACTCGGTTCCCTCGCCTTGATCATCATGCAGTTGATTCGTGGTCTTGTATTCGTCGCCAATCAATTACCGGCACAAATCCAAGAGCTGAGCTTGTATTTTCAAAAGCTCTACAATGAAAAACTGGCACCGATTTGGAACGATGCTTCTGAAGCCTTACGTTCACTCGAACCATCGCAACAAAATACGGTCCAAAACAGTATCCAATCACTCGGTAGTTCACTTGCGAGTGCGATTGGTGAAGGCTCAAAAAGTATCGCCATGATGTTACAGACGGTCCTAGCGACATTACCATCGATTGCTTTGATTTTCGTCATTGTCCTACTCGCTTGGTTCTTCATCGCAAAGGATTGGCACCAGTACGAGATGCGATTGAAACGTTATGAGATGCTCCCTTGGTTCGCGCGTTTCGAATCCGTCTTCTTGAGCTTACGCTCTGCCTTGTTCGGCTATCTTAAAGCACAGTTCACCTTGATCACGATCACGTTCTTCATCGTCTTGATTGGTTTGCTCATCATTGGTGTCGAGCACCCGATTGCCATCGCCTTTATCGCTGCCTTTTTTGACATCTTACCGTACCTTGGTACCGGTTCCGTCTTCTTGCCATGGATTGCTTACTCCATGATTACCGGAGATACGACGCTTGCGATCGGCCTTGGTATTTTGTACGCCCTCGTCATTCTGCAGCGCAACATCATGGAACCGAAGATCGTCGGTGACAATATCGGCATTCAACCGATCACGGCATTGATTGCGCTGTTCGTCGGGATCAAATTCTTTGGTGTCTTCGGATTAATCCTCGGACCATTGATCGCTGTCATCTTAAAAGCACTCTACAACGCTCAGATTTTCCATTACATCTGGGACTTCGTTAAAGGATCACCCACACCATTTCGGTGA
- a CDS encoding DUF429 domain-containing protein, which yields MTVIGIDAAKAGWVVVIYENGRYTGSVEPTLARIPIADRIWIDMPIGLMEGRRETDKLLRQELRPGRTSSVFNAPFLSALTASTYMEANDLAKQHAGIGLSKQAWYLLPKIREVRHAYRNEMVEAHPEVCFARLSGQPARFSKKTTEGIAERIALLERFDCPPLWDQRQLHVAIDDWLDACLLATGARFPCDYLPATQPLDSEGYPLYAAAPKNHPHRNGVGDPLTKSQM from the coding sequence ATGACCGTCATCGGGATTGATGCTGCGAAAGCAGGTTGGGTCGTCGTCATATACGAAAACGGTCGTTATACGGGATCCGTCGAGCCGACGCTTGCACGGATTCCGATCGCTGACCGGATTTGGATCGACATGCCGATTGGCTTGATGGAAGGACGACGGGAAACGGATAAACTGTTGCGACAGGAATTACGCCCTGGGCGAACGAGCAGTGTCTTTAATGCACCGTTCCTCAGTGCGTTGACCGCGTCAACTTATATGGAAGCAAATGATTTGGCCAAACAACATGCTGGCATTGGCCTCTCAAAACAAGCATGGTATCTCTTACCGAAAATTCGGGAAGTCCGTCATGCGTATCGGAACGAGATGGTCGAAGCGCATCCGGAAGTTTGCTTCGCACGGCTCTCCGGTCAACCGGCACGTTTTTCAAAAAAGACGACAGAAGGGATCGCAGAACGAATCGCATTGCTCGAGCGCTTCGATTGTCCACCGTTATGGGATCAACGCCAGTTGCATGTTGCAATCGATGATTGGCTGGATGCGTGTCTGCTTGCGACCGGCGCCCGTTTTCCGTGCGATTATCTGCCAGCAACTCAACCGCTGGATTCAGAAGGATATCCTTTATATGCAGCAGCACCAAAAAATCACCCTCACCGAAATGGTGTGGGTGATCCTTTAACGAAGTCCCAGATGTAA